One genomic window of Glycine soja cultivar W05 chromosome 9, ASM419377v2, whole genome shotgun sequence includes the following:
- the LOC114366895 gene encoding cytochrome P450 86B1-like produces MHHNISNNHSFIVTKLATNNITTTNMNFFSLIFFLLQHVHIFELTIATAMFIALRAWRSKRHHGLPIWPILGMLPSLLYGITTNLYEWLSEVLIRQNGTFTFQGPWFASLDCVLTSDPRNLEYLLKTKFSSFPKGRFFRYTLRDLLGNGIFNADKEAWQRQRKTVSLEFHSTMFRNLTAESLLELVHKRLLPLLESCVNKSRVIDLQDVLLRLTFDNVCMIAFGVDPGCSQPHLPDIPFATAFEDATETSMRRFITPVWMWKFMRHLNVGVEKRLKESIEKVDEFAESVIMTRKKELALQHDKSDLLTVFMRLKDENGMAYSDKFLRDICVNFILAGRDTSSVALSWFFWLLHMNPQVEEKILAEICRVVLSQREGLKKEEVVVGSCLAFRPEEIKKMDYLHAALSEALRLYPSVPVDHKEVVEDVTFPDGTVLLKGTKVIYSIYTMGRMESIWGKDCKEFKPERWLRENGHFMSESAYKFTAFNGGPRLCLGKDFAYYQMKYAAASIIFRYRVKVLENHPVVPKLALTLYMKHGLKVNLQRRDAAEIDKYFKV; encoded by the exons ATGCATCACAACATCTCCAACAATCATTCCTTCATTGTGACCAAATTAGCCACCAACAacatcaccaccaccaacatGAACTTTTTCTCCctcatttttttcctcttgCAACACGTCCACATCTTTGAACTCACCATTGCAACCGCAATGTTCATAGCCCTTAGAGCTTGGCGTTCTAAGAGGCACCATGGCCTACCCATTTGGCCAATCCTTGGAATGCTCCCTTCCCTTCTCTATGGAATCACAACCAACTTGTATGAATGGCTCAGTGAAGTCCTCATCCGCCAAAATGGAACCTTCACATTCCAAGGCCCGTGGTTCGCTAGCCTCGACTGTGTCCTCACCTCCGACCCTCGCAATCTCGAATACCTCCTCAAAACCAAGTTCTCCTCCTTCCCCAAGGGAAGATTCTTCAG GTACACACTTCGTGACCTGCTGGGAAACGGCATATTCAACGCAGACAAGGAGGCATGGCAGCGGCAAAGGAAGACGGTGAGCCTGGAGTTCCACTCCACAATGTTCAGAAACCTAACCGCAGAGTCACTTTTGGAGCTCGTCCACAAAAGACTCTTACCCTTGCTAGAGTCATGTGTGAACAAATCACGTGTCATAGACCTTCAGGATGTTCTACTAAGGCTCACTTTCGACAACGTGTGCATGATAGCTTTTGGCGTTGACCCTGGTTGCTCACAGCCCCACTTGCCAGATATTCCATTCGCCACAGCTTTTGAGGATGCAACTGAAACCTCAATGAGGAGGTTCATCACCCCGGTGTGGATGTGGAAGTTCATGAGGCATCTCAATGTTGGTGTGGAAAAGAGGTTGAAGGAGTCAATAGAGAAGGTTGATGAGTTTGCTGAGAGTGTTATTATGACAAGGAAAAAGGAACTTGCTTTGCAGCATGACAAGTCTGATTTGTTGACTGTGTTCATGAGGCTTAAGGATGAGAATGGAATGGCTTATTCAGATAAATTTTTGAGGGACATTTGTGTCAACTTCATTTTGGCTGGGAGGGACACTTCTTCTGTGGCTTTGAGTTGGTTTTTCTGGCTTTTGCATATGAATCCTCAAGTGGAGGAGAAGATTTTGGCTGAGATTTGTAGGGTGGTGCTTAGTCAAAGGGAAGGGTTAAAGAAGGAAGAGGTTGTTGTTGGGAGTTGTTTGGCATTTAGGCCTGAGGAGATAAAGAAGATGGATTATTTGCATGCTGCCCTTTCAGAAGCTCTCAGGTTATATCCTTCTGTTCCTGTGGATCACAAGGAG gtGGTGGAAGATGTGACTTTCCCAGATGGAACAGTGCTATTGAAGGGGACAAAAGTGATATATTCAATTTATACAATGGGGAGAATGGAGAGCATATGGGGCAAGGATTGCAAAGAATTCAAGCCAGAAAGGTGGCTAAGAGAGAATGGACACTTCATGAGTGAGTCTGCTTACAAATTCACTGCCTTCAATGGAGGGCCTCGCTTGTGCTTAGGCAAAGACTTTGCATACTATCAAATGAAATATGCTGCAGCCAGCATCATTTTCCGCTACCGTGTTAAGGTGCTGGAGAACCACCCTGTTGTGCCAAAGCTTGCTTTAACTCTATACATGAAGCATGGCTTGAAAGTCAACCTTCAAAGGCGTGATGCAGCAGAAATTGACAAGTACTTCAAAGTTTAG